One Streptomyces sp. CG4 genomic window, GCCCACGTGAACGGTGTCGCAGAACACGGGGCGCACCTGCCGGCCGTGTGCGTCAATGATCTGCACGGATGCGCCGTAGTCGGTGTGCGCGGGGTGCGGTGGCAGCACCTCGATGCGCGGGTCGTCGTCGACCGGTATGGAGCAGGAGCCGTTCGCGGCAGGGGCCGCGGGGTAGAAGAGCGGGAAGTCGACCGTCTTGTCGTGGTCCAGTACCAGCCGGACCGGCGCCTTCGCCTTCGGCTCCGACCAGACGGCCGGCCCCTTGCCCGCGTAGGCGTGAAGCTCCGGGTAGCCGTTGAAGGCACAGGGGGCGGTGCTGGTGTTGGTCGCGCTCAGCAGGGCCGTCGGCGCCTTGCTCGACTTGTCGGCAAGGCGCGTCAGTCTCCACCGCAACTGCGGGGTGGCGCATGCGGCACCCGGCCGTACGCCTGCCGAGGCCGAGGCCGAGGGTGAGGGTGACGCGGACGTCCGTGACGGCTCGGCGGACGGTGCCGTCGTCCGTGACGGTCCGGAGGTCGGCTGCGCGGCAACACGGTGTTCCGGACCGCAGGCTGCGGCAGTCACCACCACCGCCAGGCTGATCGCGGAGACTGCCGCTGTTCGCCGTGCCATGAGTACATCCCCCTGGTGAAGCACCCCTGCGGAGGCCGGGTGCCCCGCTTCTGCCTCCCGGTCAGGGAGATGCGCACGCCTCCGTGAAGGTTCCCGAGGGTGACGGCATGGCCTGCGCTCATGCCTGTCGCCATAGGGGCCGGGTGTGCCCGTAGGTCCCGTAGGCACATTTAGTTTCGAACGATACCGTATCGAATGAAGTAGTCTGGTTCCATGGCCGCCGACGTTCCTGACCACACCACCGCCTCGCGTGCGACCGACCGCCCCGGGGATCCCTCGCCCTTCGCCCTCGGCCTGCTGCTGCGCCGGGCGCACTGGCGGGCGGCCGCGGTGATGGGGGAGGCGCTTCGGCCGCTCGGCATCGAGTTGCGGCATTTCGCGGTGCTGATCGAGCTGGTCAACCACGGTCCCACGGTGCAGCGGGATCTGGCGGCGGCGACGGGGTCGGACAAGGCCGGGATCATGCGCATCGTGGACGACCTGGAGCGCAAGGGTCTTGCCGTACGCAAGGTCGTTCCGGGGGACCGGCGGGTCCGGGCGGTGGAGATCACGCCTCAGGGACTGGAGCTCTTCGACGCGGCCCACGTGGCGGCGGAGCCGCTGGCTGAAAGTCTGGTTGCCGACCTGGGGCGCGGCGAGCCCGAGCAGCTGACGGATCTCCTGACCCGGCTCGCCCATCCCGCGGACGACGAGGCGTAGGCGCGCCCGCGCACCCGTGGCGCGGCTGTCGCGTCGCGTACCTCGCCGGTGTGCTCGGCGCTGTCACCCCCCGCCCCGCGTCACCGGCGCCTCGACGTGAGCCCCGCTGACAGGTCGAGCCTCCGGCCGCGCTCGGCGCCGGGCCGCCTGCCCCAGGTCCAAGGCGTCACTGGCACCGGCGGAGAGGTACGAACTCGTAGCACTCACGCGTGGCGCCCGGCGCGTAAGAGCCGCCGCGGCTGGCGACGACGACAACCAGGGTGCCCTAAGCGCCGATCAGGACGGCGTCCTCCCGCTCCAGGTCCTCGATGAGCTCCACGTGTGCGGCGAACGCTCCTCCCGTGCCCTGCGGAAGGCAGCCGTGATTTGGCACCCGAGATAGTTTCACGCGATACGGTATTGAGTGATACCGTTACGAGTGTAGCGAAGGCGTACCCGTTGAGTGGATGGAGGCGGGCGAACATGGACGTCTATGAGGCGGTCACGAGCCGACGGGCGGTGCGCGGGTTCACCGACCGTCCTGTCCCGAGGGAGACGCTGGAGCGCGTTCTGTCCGCCGCGGCCTGGGCGCCGTCCGGATCGAACCTCCAGCCGTGGCACGCGTACGTGGTGACCGGCACGCCGCTGGCCGAGATCAAGAAGCGCGCCGGCGAGCGCCTGGCCCTGGGCGACCCCTGGGACGAGCCGGAGTACGAGATGTACCCGGCCGCACTGAAGTCCCCCTACCGCGAGCGCCGGTCCGCCTTCGGCGAGCAGCGCTACGGCGCGCTCGGTATCCCGCGCGAGGATCTGGAGGCGCGGCAGAGGGCCGCTGCCGCGAACTGGGACTGTTTCGGCGCGCCGGCTGCCCTGTTCTGCTACATCGACCGCGACATGGGCCCGGCCCAGTGGGCCGACGTCGGCATGTATCTGCAGACCGTCATGCTGCTGCTGCGCGCCGAAGGGCTGCACAGCTGTCCGCAGATGGCCTGGGCGAAGTTTCACAGGACCGTCGCGGAGGTCCTGTCACCCCCGGACGAGCTCGTCCTCTTCTGCGGCATGTCGATCGGGTTCGAGGACGTCACCGCGGGCGATGCCCGCACAGGCCGGGCGCCGCTCGACGAGACGGTCACGTTCGTCGGCGGCCTGTGACGCCGCCCCTCCTCGGGCGATCAAGGGGCCGTTCCTTGCCCCGCCCACATAGCCGTCCATATGCCATATTCCGCACATAACCTCTATGAAAGGCACGCCATGAAGATCGCAGTCATCGGCGGTACGGGACTGATCGGGTCGCAGGTCGTCAAGAACCTGACCGCCGCCGGGCATGAGGCGGTACCGCACTCGAAGTCCACCGGCGTCGACGTCATCAGCGGCCAGGGACTGGACGAGGCGGTGGCGGGTGCCGACGTCGTCGTCAACCTGACGAACTCCCCGACCTTCGACGAAGCCTCCCCGGCCTTCTTCCAGACCTCGATGGACAACCTTCTGGCCGCGGCCCGCAAGGGCGGCGTCGGCCACGTCGTCATCCTCTCGATCGTCGGCACGGACCAGGTGCCGGAGCTGGACTACTACCGCGCCAAGGAGCTCCAGGAGAACCTCCTCGCCGCCGGGTCGATCCCGTACTCGATCGTCCGGGCGACGCAGTTCATGGAGTTCATGGACGCCGTCCTGTCCTGGACCGCCGACGGCGACACCGTCCGGCTGCCCGCCACGCCGATCCAGCCGATCGCCGCCAAGGACGTGGCCGCCGCGGTGGCGGAGGTCGCCGCGGGTGCCCCGCTGAACGGCATCCGCAACATCGCGGGCCCCGAGATCTTCACCCTGGACGAGCTGGGCCGGATCACCCTGGCCCACAAGGGCGATCACCGCACCGTCGTCACCGACCCCACCGCCGGCATGTTCGCCGTCGTCAAGGGCGACGTCCTCACCGACAAGGACGCCCACCTCGCCGCCACCCGCTACGCCGACTGGCTCTCCTGACGCTACTCGTGGCCGCGGGCCCTTCTGCGGACTGCCGCGTGGATGGCCTGGGTATACGGGGTGTCCGCAGCGCGTGTTTCCTCGTCGAGGTCGTTGAAGGGGATCAGCGCCTTGTGGTCGCTGTTCACCGTCTGCATCCAGGCGCACCAGGCGTTGTGGACGTCCTCGTCGGTCACCTGGTCCCCCTTGGCCAGCAGGAGCACGGCGTAGAGGCGGAACAGGTCGTCGGAGTCCGCGGGGGGCTTGGCCTGCGGGGCCAGGCAGGAGCGGATGAGGGCGGCGAGCGAGTCCAGGTAGGTCACACGGACAGTGTGCCCCCGAACAGGATCAGGTGGGCCGCTGCGAACACGAGGGGAACGATGCGCTCGGAGGTGCCCAGTTCCGCGTAGCGGTTGCGCCGGCCGGGCATCGGATGGCGCTTGAGCAGGTCCCACTCGTCGGCCATGATCCGCGCGGGGAGGTGGTCCTCCAGCGCGTGGATGACCTTGAACTTCGCGCTGTTCAGATCCCGGTAGCTGCGCAGCTGCAGCCACCATGCCCCGGACAGGGTGACGCCCGTCAGGGCCACGGCCAGCGGCACCCACCACGGAGACTTCTCCAGGCTGGGGGAGCCGAAGCCGACCAGGGTCACCAGCGTCGACTGCACCGACAGGAAGAAGGCGTTGGCGGTGCCTCGGCGAGCGGAGACGCGGTCGGCCATCTCCACGGCCAGCTTGTACAGCTCCAGCAGCTCCGACCGCCGGTCGAGGGTCTCCGGCCGACAGCCCGGTGTCTCCGGCTGCGGGTGCGGTGAGTCCGGCTGCCGATCCGGTGTCTCCGGCGGCCATTCCGGCTCAGGGATTGTCGTCACCAAGCCCCTCCCGTGTGTCGAGCGCGGTCAACTGATCCATGACGGGCTGGAGTTCACGCTTGACCAGTCGGCTGAGTGTCCATGTGCTGGACATCCGTACGGTCGTGGGATCGAACCGTACGAACCTCGCCGTCCAGTCCGGTCGGAAGACGATCAGCCCCTTGAGGGTGAAGTCCCAGCGCAGCCGCTTCTTCCCGCCGTTCAGGAGCACTTCCCAGCGTGGCCGCTCGGGGCGCGCGGGCGAGGGGCAGTCCGGCAGGGCGGGCAGCGGGGGCCACAGGCCCGTTCCCGGCGCCCCTGGTTCGGTGCGTGAGCGTCGGTCGTACTCCTCCGCGACGGCCTCGCGGAAACGGTCGTACGTCGGGGCGTCGCAGTAGGCCAGCAGCAACAGCCGCGTCGGCGGGACGAGGCGCACCGCCTCGGTGAACTCCCACACCGTGCCCGGACCGGGACCCGCCGACAGCAGCACGGCGTGCGCACCCGCGATCAGCCTGCTCACCTTGGACTGCCAGTCGTTCAGCGGCAGGTACGCGCGTGCCGCTCCCGGCAGTGGAAGTTCCTCGCCGGGCCGGCCGATCGCGATGACCCGGCCGAACCGCCGGAAGCGGCGGACCAGGGACTCCTCGTACGTCAGCCCCGAGACGAGGAAGAAGTTCTGGGCGTTTCCGCCCCCTTGGATGTCGTCGGGCAGCCCGGACATGAGCGCATCGTTGGAGAACGGCCGCAGGTACAGGAGATAGCGGGGGCCGGGCAGGCGGTCCAGCGACTCGATGACGTCGGCGAGGTGCTGCTTGCCGCGCACCACGGCCTGCCGGCCGATGGCGAAGACCGCTACGCCGGCGAAGAAGGCCACGACCGATCCCAGCAGCCGTAACCACCAGCGGACGGTGGGTATGGACGACCACTGATCGCTGTGCAGGTTCTTCCTGAAGACCGTGAACGCCAGGAAGCCCGTCACCGTGCCCACGATCCGCAGGATCCATCCGGCGGAGATCAGCACACGCCCTCTGACCGTCCGCTGCGCACCACCCGGTGACGGGTTCGTGTCCGACCGGGAGCCCGGCCGGAAGTCATGCTGGAAGTACGGGTTCCCGCTCATGCGTCCCCCCTGCCGCTTCCGTCAGGCCCCGCCACTTCGGAAGATACGCCAACATCCCCATCTTTCCCAGGAGTTGGCGTCCCCCATACCTCGCGCGCGTGCTGCGATGTCACCCCATCAGCATGGCCGCGGTTGTTGCCATGCCGATGAAATTCCGTTGATGACGCGCCCTGTACGGCAGCGGCCGTGCCGCCCCTCAGGCCGTAGGGGTGAGAACAGGCCGCGGACTCGACGTCCGCGGCCTGTTCCGGTCAACCAAGAAGTCACCAGCAGAGCGAGCTAATCGTGTGGGTGTCGCAGACGTAGCCGGGGCCTTCCCCAGCGGAAGCGGCCGGGGCCGCGACGGCTGCGAGGAGACCGGCGATGAAGAGGGCAGCGATGGTTCGCATGGTGAACGGTCCTTTCTGGGTCCTCCGTCAAGACACGTGTCTTGGGGGCTTGCGTCCAAGGCTTGCCGAGACGCGCACAGACCGCATATCGAACGTACAACCGTCCGTAATCAGGCCAGGTTGCCGACCATTTCTTTCATCCATCTGGGCTTTCGTCCATCCGGACCGGCGAAGGCGCCGGACGTCACCGGCCGGCCGTCGCGCGGACCGTCGACGCCGAGCGGCTCGGGTGCCGGGCCCGGCGGCGACGGTGAACGGATGCTCTACGGCTTGGAGTTCCGCCGGTTGTGCGCGGCGTGCCGAGGTTTGGCCACCTTGGACGAGACCTGGCCGACGATCTCCCAGAAACACACCAGTGCGGTGATCGGGGGAATTCCGAAGATGATCCAGGAAAGCAGTGAGTGCGGTGAGTGGCTGACGCACAGGGCCACTGCCAGGGCGGAGGCGCCCAGCACCACCCCCCAGGACCTTCGCGCACTGCGATTCTGAACGGTGGCCCGCAGAATGGACAGGGCCGCCACGAGCCATGGCCCATACACCGTCAGCGGCCACCATTGGGCCAGACTCGCCGGTAGTTCGGCGGACGCGGTGGCGCGGAGCTGGGCATATGAATAAGAAAATGACCAGCCCAACATGCAGACGGCGCAGACCGAGATGGTCGCGATCAGGATCGTGACGTGAGTTCCTCGGCTGCTGTCGTGCGAGCGAGACTCCGCACGGAGCCGCTGCCGGGTCCTTCGGTGGCTGGACCGTTCGTGCGGCGGACTCGGCGGTTCGGGCTCCGTGGCCGATGCCGCGGACAGCATCTGGGCCAGTTCCTCGACCGGATCCCACTGCATCTCGAGCGTGCTGAACTCGGTGTCAGTGAAGAGGTCTTCGTTGTGAATCCTGTCCATCGAGTAAGTCCTATAGCCCCACCATCGCCTGCAGGTACTCGCTTTCGAGCTGGGTCATTCTTCTCAGGAAGTCATCGAGAAGATCTGAACATCCGTCAATGAGCATCTCCCCCTCGCCGCATTCCACGTTAAATGTGATCGTCGAGCGAAGATTCCCGGTCGTGAGGCCCTCAGTTCGTGT contains:
- a CDS encoding MarR family winged helix-turn-helix transcriptional regulator, which codes for MAADVPDHTTASRATDRPGDPSPFALGLLLRRAHWRAAAVMGEALRPLGIELRHFAVLIELVNHGPTVQRDLAAATGSDKAGIMRIVDDLERKGLAVRKVVPGDRRVRAVEITPQGLELFDAAHVAAEPLAESLVADLGRGEPEQLTDLLTRLAHPADDEA
- a CDS encoding SDR family oxidoreductase, yielding MKIAVIGGTGLIGSQVVKNLTAAGHEAVPHSKSTGVDVISGQGLDEAVAGADVVVNLTNSPTFDEASPAFFQTSMDNLLAAARKGGVGHVVILSIVGTDQVPELDYYRAKELQENLLAAGSIPYSIVRATQFMEFMDAVLSWTADGDTVRLPATPIQPIAAKDVAAAVAEVAAGAPLNGIRNIAGPEIFTLDELGRITLAHKGDHRTVVTDPTAGMFAVVKGDVLTDKDAHLAATRYADWLS
- a CDS encoding DUF2637 domain-containing protein — protein: MDRIHNEDLFTDTEFSTLEMQWDPVEELAQMLSAASATEPEPPSPPHERSSHRRTRQRLRAESRSHDSSRGTHVTILIATISVCAVCMLGWSFSYSYAQLRATASAELPASLAQWWPLTVYGPWLVAALSILRATVQNRSARRSWGVVLGASALAVALCVSHSPHSLLSWIIFGIPPITALVCFWEIVGQVSSKVAKPRHAAHNRRNSKP
- a CDS encoding DUF4232 domain-containing protein; translated protein: MARRTAAVSAISLAVVVTAAACGPEHRVAAQPTSGPSRTTAPSAEPSRTSASPSPSASASAGVRPGAACATPQLRWRLTRLADKSSKAPTALLSATNTSTAPCAFNGYPELHAYAGKGPAVWSEPKAKAPVRLVLDHDKTVDFPLFYPAAPAANGSCSIPVDDDPRIEVLPPHPAHTDYGASVQIIDAHGRQVRPVFCDTVHVGAPRLR
- a CDS encoding nitroreductase, translated to MDVYEAVTSRRAVRGFTDRPVPRETLERVLSAAAWAPSGSNLQPWHAYVVTGTPLAEIKKRAGERLALGDPWDEPEYEMYPAALKSPYRERRSAFGEQRYGALGIPREDLEARQRAAAANWDCFGAPAALFCYIDRDMGPAQWADVGMYLQTVMLLLRAEGLHSCPQMAWAKFHRTVAEVLSPPDELVLFCGMSIGFEDVTAGDARTGRAPLDETVTFVGGL